ACAAGAAGCACCGCCACGCAAGCGATTTCTTTTTTTATAATATTCATCTTGTCCCCAGTCTATCGTAAGCGATATTTCGTGTGCGCCGGCTTGTTTTTTGATTTGCGACACGGTGAAGTCATAGCTGTATCCGGCTCTGAAAATTCCGCTACGCCACCCCAGCGACACGATAAAGGAATCGGTATTTTGCAACACATGGCGCAGCCACATACCTCCGAATAATTTACCTTTACCCGTATAGGCTCCTGCATTGATTTGCACAAAATTTCCCTGACTCACCAGCAAAAAATTAGGCACTACATACCAGCGGCGGTCATCGCCGGGTTTGGATGGTGTCAAATAGAAAGTTTTGCCGCCATGTATGGAAAAGCGCATCAGCAGTCGGTTATTGGCATCATCAGTTCCGGTGAACGAAAAAGAAGGCGTTGTGAGGTGCTTGGCAGATACACCTACATAAAAATCCTCTTCGTACAACACCGCACCTGCGCCTACATCAAAGCGGTGCAGGGTATTATCCACCAAAGGCATTTCGTTGCCCGGCAGCGAACTGTTGGGATTTTGAGGGTCAATCATATCATAATACAACAATTCTCCTTCGTTGATATTGCGCTGCATATAGGCAAGTTGTATGCCCGTTTGCAAATTCATATATTCGGTGAGGGGCAAGCGATAGGCATAAAAACCGCTCACCTGATAAGTATTGTACAGGCCTCCGGCTACATCGGCGAATACAGCACCGCCCACACTGCTTCGGTAGCGGCTGAAATGCTGGTCGTATGCCAACGACATCGTAATATAGGCATTGTTAAAAGCCACGCCCTGATCACGAAAATTTAAAGAAACACGCGGCTGCTCCGTAAAACCCACCATAGAAGGGTTCAAATGCAGGGGGGCTGCATAAAATTGACTAAATTCAGCATCTTGTGCGCAACTATTTTCGCTCCAAAAGCTACTAATAATAACTGTTACACACAATATAAAAGAAAAACTACGTTTCATGTCTTGGCTTTGCAAAATGCAAAATTGATTAATTTTTCAGGAAATTCGTATTTTTTGTATTTATTTTGTCGGCAAAGCTCCTGTAATTTTATTATTATTCTGATTCAGATAGCAAACAAGTAAAAAGAATAAGTTGTTAAGGAGTAAATTTTGACGGCAATATTTTTAAAGAGAAATTATAACGAGTAATTATTATATAAATTATGTACGACAAAAACTATACCCGCTTTTTGCTGCTGTTGTTTTGTTATAGTTTTTTGGCTGTATCAATGGTTCAGGCACAATATACAGAACAATCGGTATTAAATCAGGGAGAATTTTATAAATTCAGGCTAAAGGAAACGGGAATTTATATTCTGGATAAAAATTTTTTAGAAAAATTAGGGGTTGATGTATCCAAAGTAAATGTGAATAAAATTCGTATTTATGGCAATAGTGGAGGTATGTTGCCCGAAAGAGCAGGCGCGGAGCGTGCCGATGATTTATTGGAAAACGCCATAGAAGTAGTTGATAAAAACAACAACAATGTTTTTGACAATGACGATGCTATTTATTTTTATGCCGAAAGTCCGCATCAATGGCAGTACGACAGCACCACACAAAAATATTATCACACCACGCATTTATACTCCGACTACAATCATTATTTTTTAAATTTTGATATAGGTGCAGGAAAAAGAATTAGCGAAGTAACACCTGCAAGTGCTGCCGTTGAATATGAAAGCGAAAGTGGCGATGCCCTGATAGCTCACGAAACCGAAAGCATCAATTTATTGCGAAGCGGCAGACGCTGGTACGGCGAAAGTTTTACGAGCGGATATAGCCGTACCATTAGTTTTTCTGTACCGCATTTAAAAAACGATGAAGCCGTAACCGCACAAATGGCACTTGCTGCCCGCGATGAGTTTGTAAAATCGCAATTTGAGATTAAATACAACAATACGCTCCTCAAGCAGTTGGATTACAACCAAGTAGGCACCAGCACCTACGGACCCTACGCTTATGTAGCGGAGCAAAGCACCTCTTTTAATGCAGTAAATGAAAGCATCAATTTGCAAATAACCTTAAAAAGCAATTCGTCCAATACCAAAGGCTGGTTGGATTATATGAATATACAAGCCCGACAATATCATGATTTTAGCAGTTTTTCATCTTTAGAACAAGGGCAACGCCTTATATACGACAAAAAAAGCATCGGCAAAGCAACGCGCTACACGCTGACTAATACTCCTGCTTCTTTGCGTGTGTGGGATTGCACCCAAGCCCACGAAGTAAGTGCCGTTGTGTTGCAAAGCATTGGCAGCAACCAAAGAACTTTTATTTCAGATAATACCGACACCGAACATCATTTCATTGCTTTTGAAGGAAATATTTATTTAGTTCCCGAAGCGGTGGGCAAGATAGAAAAGCAAAACCTACACGCTCCCGAATCGCCGGATTATCTGATTATCACCACGCCACTGCTTTCAGAAGCCGCCACAGCATTAGCTGATTTTCACCGCACCAACAGCGGTTTGTCGGTAAAAGTGGTATTTACAGATGAAATTTACAACGAATTTGCTTCGGGCAACAGCGACATCACCGCCCTGCGCGATTATATCAGAATGTATTATCAGCGCGGCACACCCTTGAAATATGTGCTTTTGTTTGGCGATGCCTCTTACGATTATAAAAACATCATCACAGATGCCGATAAAAACACCAATTTAGTGCCTGTTTATGAAAGTGTTGATTCGGAACACACCGTTGGAACTTATTGCAGCGATGATTATTTTGTATTGTCAGAAGACCACGAAGGCAGCAATCTATCCAATAACTTTACTTTAGATGCAGCCATCGGCAGAATTTCGGTGGATAATGCCGAACAAGCCCTGGCAGTTGTTGAGAAAATAAAACACTACAAATCGGAGGCATCTAAAGGGAGTTGGCTCAATCAGCTCACTTTTGTTGCCGATGACGGCGATGGAAATCTGCATCTCAATCACGCCGAAGCACACACCGATTTTTTAAAAAAATATCCTCAGTATAATATAGATAAAATTTATTTAGATGCGTATCAGCAAATATCTACTTCAGGCAACGACCGTTATCCGACTGTAAATGATGCCATCAACAACAAAATT
Above is a genomic segment from Sphingobacteriales bacterium containing:
- a CDS encoding PorP/SprF family type IX secretion system membrane protein; its protein translation is MKRSFSFILCVTVIISSFWSENSCAQDAEFSQFYAAPLHLNPSMVGFTEQPRVSLNFRDQGVAFNNAYITMSLAYDQHFSRYRSSVGGAVFADVAGGLYNTYQVSGFYAYRLPLTEYMNLQTGIQLAYMQRNINEGELLYYDMIDPQNPNSSLPGNEMPLVDNTLHRFDVGAGAVLYEEDFYVGVSAKHLTTPSFSFTGTDDANNRLLMRFSIHGGKTFYLTPSKPGDDRRWYVVPNFLLVSQGNFVQINAGAYTGKGKLFGGMWLRHVLQNTDSFIVSLGWRSGIFRAGYSYDFTVSQIKKQAGAHEISLTIDWGQDEYYKKRNRLRGGASCPTMFK
- the porU gene encoding type IX secretion system sortase PorU, with translation MYDKNYTRFLLLLFCYSFLAVSMVQAQYTEQSVLNQGEFYKFRLKETGIYILDKNFLEKLGVDVSKVNVNKIRIYGNSGGMLPERAGAERADDLLENAIEVVDKNNNNVFDNDDAIYFYAESPHQWQYDSTTQKYYHTTHLYSDYNHYFLNFDIGAGKRISEVTPASAAVEYESESGDALIAHETESINLLRSGRRWYGESFTSGYSRTISFSVPHLKNDEAVTAQMALAARDEFVKSQFEIKYNNTLLKQLDYNQVGTSTYGPYAYVAEQSTSFNAVNESINLQITLKSNSSNTKGWLDYMNIQARQYHDFSSFSSLEQGQRLIYDKKSIGKATRYTLTNTPASLRVWDCTQAHEVSAVVLQSIGSNQRTFISDNTDTEHHFIAFEGNIYLVPEAVGKIEKQNLHAPESPDYLIITTPLLSEAATALADFHRTNSGLSVKVVFTDEIYNEFASGNSDITALRDYIRMYYQRGTPLKYVLLFGDASYDYKNIITDADKNTNLVPVYESVDSEHTVGTYCSDDYFVLSEDHEGSNLSNNFTLDAAIGRISVDNAEQALAVVEKIKHYKSEASKGSWLNQLTFVADDGDGNLHLNHAEAHTDFLKKYPQYNIDKIYLDAYQQISTSGNDRYPTVNDAINNKILNGTFLVNYVGHGGEKNLASEAVIDIPMIQGWKNKDKLPLFVTATCTFSRFDDPQITAAGEYVIFNPDGGGIASVTTTRPVTAGNNKIMNLNFLEYLFEPIDGAMPTIGDVMRLAKNASANTGINNRKFTLLGDPALRLNYPSYDIQTTAIEIEEAESDTLKALSRVRLNGKICDDTGTLLPNFNGQVYINVLDKETQYRTLAQDKAVAGDAGSVETDFSMQKNSIFRGSAQVSNGEFELSFVVPKDINYSLGQGKISYYAQAGLADAAGVDTTIIVGGISNNNQTDPIPPVVEVFINDEHFKNGGITNNNPKLFVKLYDDSGFNASGTGIGHDMKGFIDEDTQVILLNDAYEANAGDYRYGTITFQLSNLSAGLHTAKVRVWDSYNNPGEGVVEFVVMDKTELVLENLINFPNPVSTETTFAFDHNYHDTPLEATLRIFNTAGQLVKTINATLNGGNRNQEITWQADSDGGSTLSQGIYIYELTVKEPVHQSTAHLSNRLLLVR